In the genome of Nitrososphaerales archaeon, one region contains:
- a CDS encoding transcriptional regulator, whose amino-acid sequence MSQEGEKGKGDLTLKVYKMIIERGKEGIFQSDLWRSLGLTSRDGSRLAIRLEKMGLIRREKVLDKGRWTYRLTPLRLPIRMESIEHSPCINCENEAKCAPDGAVTPYTCDSLINWARKEYEEFIAKESHVTNESANMDKV is encoded by the coding sequence ATGAGTCAAGAAGGTGAGAAGGGAAAAGGAGACCTTACATTGAAGGTTTATAAAATGATAATCGAACGCGGGAAGGAGGGGATCTTTCAAAGTGATCTATGGAGATCATTAGGTCTGACAAGTAGAGATGGGTCAAGGCTCGCTATCAGATTGGAGAAGATGGGTTTGATTAGGCGTGAGAAGGTTTTGGATAAGGGGCGATGGACGTATAGACTTACACCCTTAAGGCTTCCGATTCGGATGGAATCTATCGAGCATAGCCCATGTATAAATTGTGAGAATGAGGCAAAGTGTGCACCGGATGGAGCGGTAACACCTTACACCTGTGATTCTCTTATAAATTGGGCTAGGAAAGAGTACGAAGAATTTATCGCAAAAGAGAGTCACGTTACCAATGAAAGTGCCAATATGGACAAGGTTTAA
- a CDS encoding RlmE family RNA methyltransferase — protein sequence MRVQEAKRDFYRQLAKKMGFRSRAAFKLIQINQKYRVIKPGDVVVDFGCAPGGWLQVASKAVGKDGFVLGIDLKRVEGIEGNVSTIVADVMNGDIDKMVLSKLPRMADVVLSDLAPKVSGVWELDHIKQIDLTRRVVSILPQILRRGGSAILKVFEGEMFNDIVKEVEKVFKVVRIIKPKASRSKSSEVYLLCTDFRGY from the coding sequence ATGAGGGTCCAAGAGGCTAAACGAGATTTTTATAGGCAACTCGCTAAGAAGATGGGTTTCAGAAGTAGGGCAGCATTTAAATTGATTCAAATAAATCAAAAGTATAGAGTGATAAAACCGGGTGATGTTGTAGTAGATTTCGGTTGCGCACCCGGTGGTTGGCTTCAAGTAGCATCTAAAGCTGTAGGTAAAGACGGTTTTGTGTTAGGGATCGATCTTAAAAGGGTTGAAGGGATAGAAGGCAACGTATCGACGATCGTTGCCGATGTTATGAATGGCGATATAGATAAGATGGTATTATCAAAATTACCGAGGATGGCAGATGTGGTACTTTCAGATTTAGCACCGAAGGTCTCGGGAGTGTGGGAGTTGGATCATATAAAGCAGATCGATCTGACGAGGAGGGTCGTCTCAATTTTACCTCAGATTCTGCGCAGAGGCGGTTCGGCCATTCTTAAAGTATTCGAAGGAGAAATGTTCAACGATATCGTTAAGGAGGTCGAAAAGGTATTTAAGGTAGTTAGAATCATCAAGCCTAAAGCGAGTAGAAGTAAGAGTAGTGAAGTATACTTATTATGTACTGATTTTCGAGGCTATTAA